In a genomic window of Vespula vulgaris chromosome 13, iyVesVulg1.1, whole genome shotgun sequence:
- the LOC127068374 gene encoding exocyst complex component 3, with protein MEDLQKLEEEAKARATQHVTNMLQRPGQLEKIEAYKRRISRKKASVETMLKSAMQSQLDGIRVGFEQLQSSLESITTIKEELMEIEKLFSIVPGLSTKLQPVQDENMRHSQYVTAKENLKHIFTVPESVEKTKQWINEGKLLHAHQSLMDLENSRDDLLYELHKLPNQSTADTIMLKAYFEDVEILSQLMEKQIRLVLSRTLNTVRKEPTVIVTALRIIEREEKADHFAIQRHRQSGFMPPGRPKCWKNMAMKILEKSVANRIEGTHVEERADNKMWLVRYLELTRLLILEDLRVVKTLCGPCFPPWWNIVNTFVKMYHTSLSQHLKDIITSGLEGNEYVSLLAWIMNTYTGPELMKHPELNIDPRDIGPLLSSEIINDLQQRYLKNMCQNYEDWMKKTLETEKVDWWSGILPESSTEEAYYHTAAPVIIYQMIDQNLQVTKTISSNLTADALILCIEQVTKYGFMYRQAILEFKSKHFEDRSRVPYFTHHMITIVNNCLQFTELAQQIKQIYWVPNTSGDATVKFENLLAHYQQLRNEAAAILLEESFLDLELHFQDLITSKWLQSSIPIATICVTLEDYFQDYNHLSSKNFEYVIMEAQNLIAKRYISAMLQRKISFKTYDECLTCTSKIITEADKLKNFFVRIAPKVGNYNSPFEIIKRLAEVLRCEDSEILSLDLHSLVEKYPDMTEDHLVRLLSLRGDIPRGEAREKVSYILEAQRNRKTPQTITNSIFKQIVIQDSFLSWKP; from the coding sequence ATGGAAGATTTACAGAAATTAGAGGAGGAAGCTAAAGCAAGAGCTACGCAACATGTGACAAATATGTTGCAGAGACCTGggcaattagaaaaaattgaagCGTATAAGCGTAGAATAAGCAGAAAAAAAGCTTCTGTAGAGACTATGCTTAAAAGTGCAATGCAAAGTCAATTAGATGGTATTAGAGTTGGTTTTGAACAATTGCAAAGTTCTCTTGAAAGTATAACTactataaaagaagaattaatggaaatagaaaaattgtttagtATTGTACCAGGACTTAGTACTAAGCTGCAACCAGTTCAAGATGAAAACATGCGTCATTCTCAATATGTAACTGCTAAGGAAAATTTGAAACATATATTTACGGTACCTGAAAGCGTAGAGAAGACTAAACAATGGATAAACGAAGGTAAGCTTTTACATGCGCATCAAAGTTTAATGGATTTAGAAAATTCTAGAGACGATTTACTCTATGAACTACATAAGCTTCCAAACCAATCGACGGCAGATACCATTATGCTAAAGGCTTACTTTGAAGATGTAGAAATATTGTCGCAATTAATGGAAAAACAAATCAGACTTGTTTTAAGTCGTACTTTAAATACGGTAAGAAAAGAACCAACTGTTATAGTAACCGCGTTAAGGatcatagagagagaagagaaagcaGATCATTTTGCAATTCAAAGGCACAGACAGAGTGGTTTTATGCCACCTGGAAGACCCAAATGTTGGAAAAATATGGCAATGAAAATATTGGAGAAGTCAGTAGCAAATAGAATCGAAGGTACTCATGTTGAGGAAAGAGCTGATAATAAAATGTGGTTGGTAAGATATTTAGAACTTACTAGACTTTTAATTCTTGAAGATTTGAGAGTAGTTAAAACACTTTGTGGTCCATGTTTTCCACCATGGTGGAATATTGtaaatacatttgtaaaaatgTATCATACTAGTTTATCCCAACACTTAAAAGACATAATTACTAGTGGTTTAGAAGGAAACGAATATGTATCTTTGTTGGCTTGGATTATGAATACGTATACAGGACCGGAATTAATGAAACATCcagaattaaatatagatcCAAGAGATATCGGTCCTCTTTTGAGttctgaaataataaatgatttacaACAGaggtatttgaaaaatatgtgTCAAAATTACGAAGATTGGATGAAAAAGACTTTAGAAACGGAAAAAGTTGATTGGTGGAGCGGGATTCTACCAGAAAGTAGCACAGAAGAAGCTTATTATCATACTGCTGCAcctgttattatatatcaaatgatCGACCAAAATCTTCAAGTTACAAAAACAATTAGTTCTAATCTAACAGCTGATGCTTTGATCCTTTGCATAGAACAAGTTACTAAATATGGTTTTATGTATCGACAGGCaatattagaatttaaaaGTAAACATTTTGAAGACAGAAGCCGCGTACCTTACTTCACTCATCATATGATTactattgttaataattgtcTACAGTTTACAGAATTGGCTCAGCAAATAAAACAGATCTATTGGGTTCCTAATACAAGTGGCGATGCCACTGTAAAgtttgaaaatcttttagCTCATTATCAACAACTTAGAAATGAAGCAGCTGCTATTTTATTGGAGGAATCCTTTCTCGATTTAGAGCTTCATTTTCAAGATTTGATTACATCAAAGTGGTTACAATCGTCTATCCCAATTGCAACCATATGCGTTACTCTAGAGGATTACTTTCAAGATTATAATCATCTCAGTTCAAAAAATTTTGAGTACGTTATAATGGAAGCACAAAATCTTATAGCAAAGCGCTATATATCAGCCATGTTACAACGAAAAATATCCTTTAAGACCTACGACGAATGTTTAACTTGTACTTCAAAGATAATAACGGAAgctgataaattaaaaaatttctttgttagAATAGCACCTAAAGTAGGTAATTACAATTCACCTTTCGAGATAATCAAACGTCTTGCCGAAGTACTGCGTTGTGAAGATTCGGAGATCCTTTCTCTTGATTTACATTCACTAGTAGAGAAATATCCTGATATGACGGAAGATCATTTAGTCAGATTACTTAGCCTTAGAGGAGATATTCCACGAGGCGAAGCTAGAGAGAAGGTGTCTTATATCTTAGAGGCTCAACGCAATCGAAAAACACCACAAACTATAACCAAtagtatatttaaacaaatagtAATACAAGACAGCTTCCTTAGTTGGAAACCTTGA